A genome region from Verrucomicrobiota bacterium includes the following:
- a CDS encoding squalene/phytoene synthase family protein, translating into MKAGPDTTLEKQLLGWLKPVSRSFYLSIRFLPRRIRPTMATAYLLARASDTIADVTGLPADVRLEALRLFPGALRQNDAGFFKLVRECARHQRMHGEKVLLEDLPRILDAVHQLPERHRLLVEEVLQKILRGQSLDLVRFETTPGRVHALQKDDELDEYTYLVAGCVGEFWTKLCLLEWPRYGDLPAPELVSLGVRFGKGLQLINVLRDAGADLQHGRCYLPVTVAPDRLKTEPEAAGEVYRRWLSRALDQLAAAWTYTGHIRPRTIRFACALPALIGIRTLRRLTQAPPFAERVKVSRREVYALAALALAAAWWAPAHRRIYEREFGNG; encoded by the coding sequence GTGAAGGCCGGCCCGGATACGACCCTGGAAAAGCAGCTGCTCGGCTGGCTCAAGCCGGTTTCGCGCTCTTTCTACCTCAGCATCCGGTTTCTGCCGCGGCGTATCCGCCCGACCATGGCCACGGCTTACCTCCTGGCCCGGGCGTCCGACACCATCGCCGATGTCACAGGCTTGCCGGCCGACGTGAGGCTGGAGGCGTTGCGCCTCTTTCCGGGTGCGCTTCGTCAGAATGATGCCGGCTTTTTCAAGCTGGTGCGCGAATGCGCCCGCCACCAGCGGATGCACGGTGAGAAGGTGCTGCTGGAGGATCTGCCTCGAATCCTTGATGCGGTTCACCAACTGCCGGAGCGGCACCGGTTGCTGGTCGAAGAAGTTCTGCAAAAGATTCTGCGCGGCCAATCGCTCGACCTTGTCAGGTTCGAAACCACACCCGGCCGGGTGCACGCCCTGCAAAAGGACGATGAGCTCGACGAGTACACTTACCTGGTGGCGGGTTGCGTCGGTGAGTTCTGGACAAAGCTTTGCCTGCTGGAATGGCCGCGTTACGGCGATTTACCCGCGCCGGAGTTGGTGAGCCTGGGTGTTCGCTTCGGCAAAGGCCTTCAACTCATTAATGTCCTGCGAGACGCCGGCGCCGATTTGCAGCACGGCCGGTGTTACCTGCCGGTGACCGTCGCGCCCGATCGGCTGAAAACCGAGCCCGAGGCCGCCGGCGAAGTTTACCGGCGCTGGCTGAGCCGCGCCCTTGATCAGCTGGCGGCTGCATGGACCTACACCGGGCATATCCGGCCGCGGACGATACGATTTGCCTGTGCGTTGCCCGCCTTGATCGGGATCCGCACCCTGCGCCGGCTCACGCAAGCGCCACCCTTCGCTGAACGGGTCAAGGTGAGCCGGCGCGAGGTCTATGCATTGGCGGCCCTGGCGTTGGCAGCTGCGTGGTGGGCGCCGGCACATCGCCGGATCTACGAACGGGAGTTCGGTAACGGGTAA
- a CDS encoding DUF362 domain-containing protein, producing the protein MFRVLAICACVAAFCLSTLAQSGPPASPEDNPAAPQATPSHVPARSDVFRIQERNAIVDFKPDAEVVRRMVDALVMNVTGQGSVAAAWGSLVKPNDVVGIKVCANGAPLFSTHPEVVAAICEGLAAAGVPPQNVVVFDREEGLLKAAGYNVKGAGYRLLWTEGNYDPQAVVTAAISGRLIYGDLLFVGRKVPNLKAELHGQDQPHEMPPDNFSNESHISRILTKVVARVINVPAFADHLGCGLSGALFNMTVQNVDNWRRFVQPPGRGDPDIPELYANPQIGAKVVLTIMDGLVAEYAGAPVGDLNYAIQYGTLLAGRDPVAIDSVALRQIDFWRRQAKMDPASKDARYVGMAFNYGLGNADPSRVDVHDLRDIR; encoded by the coding sequence GTGTTTAGAGTCCTGGCGATCTGTGCGTGCGTGGCCGCATTTTGCCTCTCTACTCTAGCACAATCCGGCCCGCCTGCGTCCCCGGAGGACAATCCGGCTGCCCCGCAGGCCACCCCGTCCCACGTTCCGGCGCGCTCGGACGTCTTTCGGATTCAGGAACGAAACGCCATCGTGGATTTCAAGCCCGATGCCGAGGTGGTCCGGCGGATGGTGGATGCCCTGGTGATGAACGTCACCGGACAGGGCTCAGTCGCAGCGGCCTGGGGGTCGCTGGTCAAACCGAACGACGTCGTGGGCATCAAGGTCTGTGCGAACGGCGCACCGCTCTTCAGTACGCATCCTGAAGTGGTGGCGGCGATCTGTGAAGGCCTGGCGGCGGCGGGTGTACCACCGCAGAACGTCGTGGTGTTTGACCGTGAAGAAGGCCTGCTCAAGGCTGCCGGTTACAACGTCAAGGGGGCGGGTTACCGGTTGCTCTGGACGGAGGGCAATTATGATCCCCAGGCAGTCGTAACCGCCGCCATTTCCGGCCGGTTGATTTACGGGGACCTGCTCTTCGTCGGACGCAAGGTGCCGAACCTTAAAGCCGAACTCCACGGGCAGGATCAGCCGCACGAAATGCCCCCTGATAATTTCAGCAACGAAAGCCACATCAGCCGGATCCTGACCAAGGTCGTGGCCAGGGTCATCAATGTACCGGCCTTCGCCGATCACCTCGGCTGCGGGCTTTCCGGCGCTCTGTTCAACATGACGGTGCAAAACGTCGACAACTGGCGCCGGTTCGTGCAGCCGCCGGGCAGAGGTGACCCGGATATCCCGGAGCTTTATGCCAATCCTCAGATCGGCGCCAAGGTGGTTTTGACGATCATGGACGGGTTGGTCGCGGAGTACGCCGGCGCCCCCGTCGGCGACCTGAACTATGCGATCCAATACGGGACGCTCCTGGCCGGCCGCGACCCTGTGGCCATCGACTCGGTTGCACTCCGCCAGATCGATTTCTGGCGAAGACAGGCAAAAATGGATCCTGCTTCAAAAGATGCAAGGTACGTCGGCATGGCTTTCAATTACGGGTTGGGCAACGCGGATCCGAGCCGGGTTGATGTGCATGACCTCCGCGACATCCGGTGA
- the hemW gene encoding radical SAM family heme chaperone HemW, with protein MRLYPIRPESNQGSATAAAVRHLYVHIPFCLQICPYCSFYKEASDRNKTQPFLDSLLDELRLAGQELRCETIFFGGGTPTALSIKQLDYLLTGLRRNLDLSALREWTFEMNPATVSHDKARLLLDHGVNRISMGVQSFDPGLLKTLGRVHSAEQVLRSYEILRKAGVRNVNLDFIFGVPGQTPDQWRDTLAEALRLGPEHLSAYCLTYEEDTAYFEKLQAGEYSQDTDQDARFYEVTMETLDHAGYEQYEISNFACPGYECAHNVAYWYGEDYLGLGPSAYSTVGSRRWQNVCDTERYVAAIRSAQLPRVNEEQLDPSTKTAERLAFGLRTRWGVPERELAGVVQELPAMLEQGHLERIGERIRLTARGRLVADSIAELLV; from the coding sequence GTGAGACTCTATCCGATCCGGCCAGAAAGCAACCAGGGAAGTGCGACTGCCGCGGCCGTCCGCCACCTCTACGTTCACATCCCTTTTTGTCTCCAGATCTGCCCCTATTGCAGTTTTTACAAAGAAGCGTCCGACCGGAACAAGACCCAGCCGTTCCTCGACTCGCTCCTCGATGAACTCCGGCTCGCCGGCCAGGAACTGCGCTGTGAAACGATCTTTTTCGGCGGCGGCACTCCTACCGCGCTCTCGATCAAACAGCTCGATTACCTGCTCACCGGTTTGCGCCGCAACCTCGACCTCTCGGCCCTGCGCGAATGGACCTTCGAAATGAATCCGGCCACCGTGTCTCATGATAAAGCGCGGCTGCTGCTCGACCACGGGGTCAACCGGATCAGCATGGGGGTACAGTCGTTTGATCCCGGCCTCCTCAAGACCCTCGGCCGGGTTCACTCGGCGGAGCAGGTTTTACGTTCGTACGAAATTTTGCGTAAAGCCGGCGTTCGTAACGTCAACCTCGACTTCATCTTCGGCGTGCCGGGCCAGACCCCGGACCAATGGCGGGATACCCTGGCCGAAGCGTTGCGGCTCGGACCGGAACACCTCTCGGCATACTGCCTGACCTACGAAGAAGACACCGCCTACTTCGAGAAACTGCAGGCCGGGGAATATTCTCAGGACACGGACCAGGACGCGCGCTTTTACGAAGTGACCATGGAAACGCTCGACCACGCCGGGTATGAGCAGTACGAAATCTCAAACTTTGCCTGTCCCGGCTATGAGTGCGCGCACAACGTCGCGTACTGGTACGGAGAAGATTACCTGGGGTTGGGTCCGAGCGCCTATTCGACGGTGGGTTCACGGCGCTGGCAGAACGTCTGCGACACGGAGAGATACGTCGCCGCGATCCGGTCCGCACAACTGCCCCGCGTCAACGAAGAGCAGCTCGATCCATCCACGAAAACCGCCGAACGGCTCGCGTTCGGCTTGCGCACCAGGTGGGGAGTGCCGGAACGGGAGTTGGCGGGGGTCGTTCAGGAGCTGCCGGCCATGCTTGAGCAAGGGCATCTGGAACGCATCGGGGAACGAATTCGTCTTACGGCGCGAGGGCGTCTCGTGGCGGACAGCATCGCCGAACTTTTGGTATGA
- a CDS encoding FAD-dependent monooxygenase produces MNKFDVVVVGAGPAGATTAALTAAAGLRTLIIERARFPRHKVCGDCVNPGCWEIFAELGVAERVAKLPFSALRWVDFVPISGRRIRFGLPDRQHPEMGLSRRLLDAVLLERAAESGAEIWFGEPLTRVRPGWEVGTAARQAAGRFLVAADGRNSTVARLLQEFPKVRPERVAWQTHFPAASTPHVALELHPEGYLGIATVDQDQMNVCVVSRPRYAAAFRARASARFRLQEDHPWFSIAPLSRLPIRSTHERLLYVGDAGRVVEPFTGEGILYALKTGSLAAKAILRSVDCGGQAEVWYAHRQEQVYRHRLWINQLARQSVLHPRLASGALDALRLWPEPLRHLTGKVVSA; encoded by the coding sequence ATGAATAAATTTGACGTGGTCGTGGTGGGAGCCGGCCCGGCAGGCGCAACCACAGCCGCGTTAACGGCTGCTGCGGGATTGCGCACCCTGATCATCGAACGCGCCCGTTTCCCGCGTCACAAGGTTTGCGGCGACTGCGTGAACCCGGGATGTTGGGAGATTTTTGCGGAGCTCGGCGTCGCCGAACGCGTCGCCAAACTTCCTTTTTCCGCGTTGCGCTGGGTTGATTTCGTACCGATCTCCGGGCGGCGCATCCGGTTCGGGTTGCCGGACCGGCAACACCCGGAAATGGGGTTGTCGCGCCGGCTCCTGGATGCAGTGCTGCTGGAACGAGCCGCCGAATCGGGCGCTGAAATCTGGTTCGGTGAACCCCTGACCAGGGTGAGACCGGGCTGGGAGGTGGGCACCGCTGCCCGGCAGGCTGCCGGCCGATTCCTCGTCGCCGCGGATGGGCGCAACTCAACCGTAGCGCGTCTGCTGCAGGAATTCCCCAAGGTCCGGCCGGAACGGGTAGCGTGGCAGACGCATTTTCCTGCTGCCAGCACGCCGCACGTTGCCCTTGAACTGCACCCCGAAGGTTACCTCGGGATTGCCACGGTCGACCAGGATCAGATGAACGTTTGCGTGGTCAGCCGGCCCCGGTACGCCGCCGCCTTCCGGGCAAGGGCCTCGGCGCGGTTCCGGCTGCAGGAAGATCATCCGTGGTTCTCCATCGCCCCGCTCAGCCGGCTTCCGATTCGCTCGACCCATGAACGGCTCCTTTACGTCGGAGACGCCGGCCGGGTCGTGGAACCGTTCACCGGAGAAGGGATCTTGTACGCCTTGAAGACCGGTTCTCTGGCCGCAAAGGCCATCCTGCGGTCCGTCGACTGCGGCGGCCAGGCGGAAGTCTGGTACGCGCACCGGCAGGAGCAGGTCTACCGGCACCGCCTCTGGATCAACCAGCTTGCCCGGCAGTCAGTGCTGCACCCCCGCCTGGCCAGCGGCGCGCTGGACGCGTTACGGTTGTGGCCCGAACCCCTCCGCCATCTGACCGGAAAAGTGGTCTCCGCTTAA
- a CDS encoding Uma2 family endonuclease yields the protein MPVRPDAPPLTVEHYRMLPETGPRYQLVNGDLYMSPAPNRYHQVISRNLEFILMQYLEAQPLGELYDAPFDVYLSDVDVFQPDIAIVLNRNRGILTAAGAEGAPDFVVEILSPKTRKLDLEQKRRVYAREGVTELWIIDPDPQTVTVYRFAEDAEHPVMVKRATETLGSPLLPGLAVDLNRVFREYRA from the coding sequence ATGCCCGTTCGGCCTGATGCGCCGCCGCTGACCGTTGAACATTACCGGATGCTGCCCGAGACCGGTCCCCGGTACCAACTGGTCAACGGCGACCTCTACATGAGTCCTGCCCCCAACCGCTACCACCAGGTCATTTCGAGAAACCTTGAATTTATCCTGATGCAATACCTGGAAGCGCAACCGCTCGGCGAACTGTACGATGCGCCGTTCGACGTTTACCTGAGCGACGTCGACGTGTTTCAGCCGGACATCGCCATCGTGCTCAACCGTAACCGGGGCATCCTGACCGCCGCCGGGGCCGAAGGCGCCCCTGATTTCGTGGTGGAAATCCTTTCACCGAAAACCCGGAAACTCGACCTGGAGCAAAAACGCCGGGTCTACGCGCGTGAAGGGGTCACTGAACTCTGGATCATCGATCCGGACCCTCAGACCGTCACGGTGTACCGGTTTGCGGAAGACGCCGAGCATCCGGTGATGGTGAAACGGGCGACCGAAACCCTCGGATCACCGCTCTTGCCTGGGCTGGCCGTTGATCTCAACCGGGTGTTCCGGGAATATCGCGCTTAG